A region from the Desulfitobacterium dehalogenans ATCC 51507 genome encodes:
- a CDS encoding LysM peptidoglycan-binding domain-containing protein — protein sequence MRKFIFKDGNRELLLPVTPPSFAIGHGIRIETIHIHTLGDVNIAGYGTLASIKIDCLFPARPYPFSLADENPYTYVKTFQKFCDKGKVIRFIIPDTPVNLPVLVESITYSERDGTHDVYATLALREYRPLSAVKVEQSGMENQSRPAAVTVVKSSPYIVESGDTLSAICRKFYGDANLYPKVADANKITNPHLIFPGQKLDMPDKSQLVQGG from the coding sequence TTGCGAAAATTCATCTTCAAAGACGGAAACCGGGAACTCCTGCTCCCGGTTACGCCCCCGTCTTTTGCAATTGGCCATGGCATAAGGATAGAGACCATCCATATTCATACTCTCGGTGATGTTAATATAGCGGGCTATGGGACCCTTGCCTCAATCAAGATAGACTGCCTCTTCCCTGCCCGGCCCTACCCCTTTTCCCTTGCCGATGAGAATCCCTATACCTATGTGAAGACCTTTCAAAAATTCTGCGATAAAGGCAAGGTGATTCGCTTTATTATTCCTGATACCCCCGTTAATCTCCCGGTTTTAGTGGAATCCATTACTTACTCGGAGCGGGACGGAACCCATGATGTTTACGCAACCCTTGCTCTGCGCGAATACCGACCATTAAGCGCCGTAAAGGTTGAGCAAAGCGGTATGGAAAACCAATCCAGGCCGGCAGCTGTAACCGTAGTCAAGTCCTCGCCTTATATCGTCGAGAGCGGGGATACCCTAAGCGCCATCTGCCGAAAGTTTTATGGGGATGCGAACCTATATCCTAAAGTAGCTGACGCCAATAAGATTACCAATCCTCATTTGATATTTCCAGGGCAAAAGCTCGACATGCCGGATAAAAGCCAACTGGTACAAGGGGGGTGA
- a CDS encoding XkdQ/YqbQ family protein, translating into MVKLFLKNKEGKFDISQLVPQITWSGNYQQCARSLDFSLLSSPLDKHIPVVQCDLGNAILLMQDDTVLFEGYIFERTKNTGSSTIDIACFDRGIYLKRNKTSYKFTNQTPEAIAKRICADFDIEIGEIVDTRVKISRNFLGSTLYDIIQTAYTLASYQTKKKYYLAFKGAKLYVLEKKVTDETLVIEGGSNLMDASTSESISNLINQVTLYDKDDNFIRHIKNDALIELYGLMQDSIRQSDDEDAGGKAQEMLDNNGLQQKITINNLGNAANVSGGTVVVREPYTGLYGLFYIDQDTHTWKNGLYLNQLVINFKNMMDEKEVGSLPNKSGEKTAG; encoded by the coding sequence GTGGTTAAACTGTTTTTAAAAAATAAAGAGGGGAAATTCGACATAAGTCAGTTGGTCCCCCAGATAACCTGGTCCGGAAATTATCAGCAATGTGCCCGATCCCTGGATTTCAGTCTGCTGTCCTCTCCCCTTGACAAACACATCCCCGTGGTCCAATGCGACCTGGGAAATGCTATCCTGCTCATGCAGGACGATACAGTATTGTTCGAAGGTTATATCTTTGAGCGCACTAAAAATACAGGGAGCAGCACCATAGACATAGCCTGTTTTGACCGGGGAATCTACCTCAAACGCAACAAAACATCGTATAAATTCACGAATCAGACTCCGGAGGCGATTGCCAAAAGGATCTGCGCGGATTTTGATATCGAAATTGGGGAAATCGTTGACACAAGGGTTAAAATCAGCCGTAATTTTCTTGGCTCGACTCTCTATGACATCATCCAGACCGCCTACACCCTGGCCTCGTATCAGACCAAGAAGAAATATTATCTTGCCTTTAAGGGCGCCAAGCTTTATGTCCTGGAAAAGAAGGTTACCGATGAGACTTTGGTGATTGAGGGCGGCTCCAATCTCATGGATGCCAGCACATCGGAAAGTATCAGTAATCTGATTAATCAGGTTACGCTCTACGATAAAGACGACAACTTTATCCGCCATATCAAAAACGACGCCTTGATTGAGCTGTACGGATTGATGCAGGACTCTATCCGGCAGTCAGATGATGAAGATGCCGGAGGGAAAGCCCAGGAGATGCTGGATAACAATGGCCTGCAGCAGAAGATCACCATCAATAATCTTGGAAATGCGGCCAATGTCTCAGGGGGCACCGTAGTCGTCCGGGAACCTTATACAGGGCTTTACGGACTGTTCTACATTGATCAGGACACCCATACCTGGAAGAACGGCCTTTATCTCAATCAATTGGTCATCAACTTTAAAAACATGATGGACGAAAAGGAGGTGGGCTCATTGCCGAACAAGAGCGGAGAAAAGACGGCCGGTTGA
- a CDS encoding DUF2577 domain-containing protein — translation MEDNPFTTLLETMRGEAKGQIPTAYRLGKVVNTNPLKVSASGILLSGDDLLINAGIGERTETLSMSELSGDLTGTLHGDSANLAIAGGHLSAAARVKTSLAEDDTVLLLSLEDNQKFIVLCKVVSL, via the coding sequence ATGGAAGACAATCCTTTTACAACACTTCTGGAGACTATGCGCGGCGAAGCCAAAGGACAAATACCTACAGCTTATCGCTTAGGAAAAGTCGTCAACACCAATCCTCTCAAAGTGAGCGCTTCAGGAATACTTTTGTCAGGGGATGACCTGCTGATCAACGCAGGAATTGGGGAGCGGACTGAAACTCTATCTATGTCTGAACTATCAGGTGATCTCACCGGAACCCTTCATGGCGACTCGGCCAATCTGGCCATTGCCGGTGGCCATCTATCCGCTGCCGCCAGGGTAAAAACCAGTTTGGCTGAAGATGACACTGTCCTGCTGCTCTCCCTTGAGGATAATCAGAAATTTATCGTACTCTGCAAGGTGGTGAGCCTATGA
- a CDS encoding DUF2634 domain-containing protein, with translation MSLFPMIQPEAARVEIALPLCREVDWDFELDSPIYKNGSPSFVTGARAVLVWAWNALHTPRYRYEIYTWNYGNEVEQLIGQPFTDDLKRSEVSRFVRECLLINPYITDVADITVNFANETVKVGCRIITVYGEVNLNV, from the coding sequence ATGAGCCTTTTTCCCATGATTCAGCCGGAGGCGGCAAGGGTTGAAATAGCGTTACCCCTCTGCCGGGAAGTGGACTGGGACTTTGAACTGGATAGTCCGATCTATAAAAACGGCTCACCCTCTTTTGTCACCGGGGCAAGGGCCGTTTTGGTTTGGGCATGGAACGCTCTCCATACCCCCAGGTACCGGTATGAGATCTACACCTGGAATTATGGCAACGAAGTGGAGCAGTTGATTGGCCAGCCTTTTACAGATGACCTCAAACGTTCTGAGGTAAGCCGATTTGTAAGGGAATGCCTGTTAATCAATCCATATATTACAGATGTAGCCGATATAACAGTTAACTTTGCCAATGAAACAGTAAAGGTTGGCTGCAGAATAATCACAGTTTATGGGGAGGTGAATCTTAATGTTTGA
- a CDS encoding baseplate J/gp47 family protein, which produces MFETITPESIKENILNELEQVDVREGSYTNNLVSPTALAIWKLYDSLNALIPMVYVDETSGVYIDKKAANYGITRKSGTKASAVLHFTGVDGKVVPKGAVFLTGDGLEFVIESAVTLTAGAASTTAIAAEAGEAYNVLSGSITQQIVSISGLTGVTNEAAVGGTDPESDKSLVERLYAYLRKPATSGNVYHYEQWALAVDGVGGVKVAPLWNGPGTVKVLIVNPAKAPVDQEVVTRCADHIDQNRPIGATVTVESASALTINVEATITIESTTTKSAVKEAFANSLNAYLQSIAFEKYELIYNRLAFMLLDIEGVIDYADLTVNGGTSNITIAANEVPVAGMVVIS; this is translated from the coding sequence ATGTTTGAAACGATTACTCCTGAAAGTATCAAAGAAAACATCCTAAATGAACTTGAGCAGGTGGATGTCCGGGAAGGAAGCTATACGAATAATCTTGTCAGCCCCACCGCTTTGGCGATCTGGAAGCTTTACGACAGTTTGAATGCCCTTATCCCCATGGTCTATGTGGATGAAACCTCCGGAGTATATATTGACAAAAAGGCTGCCAATTATGGGATCACCAGAAAATCCGGTACAAAGGCTTCCGCAGTGCTTCACTTCACAGGAGTTGACGGTAAGGTGGTTCCTAAAGGGGCGGTTTTTCTAACAGGTGACGGCTTGGAATTTGTGATTGAGTCGGCGGTTACGCTCACCGCCGGAGCAGCCAGCACCACAGCCATAGCGGCCGAAGCAGGCGAAGCCTACAATGTTCTCAGCGGCAGCATTACTCAGCAGATTGTCAGCATCTCGGGACTTACCGGCGTAACCAATGAAGCTGCTGTCGGGGGCACAGACCCGGAAAGCGATAAAAGCCTGGTGGAGAGGCTCTATGCCTATCTTCGCAAGCCGGCGACCAGCGGCAATGTTTATCATTACGAACAATGGGCTTTGGCTGTTGATGGAGTGGGCGGGGTAAAGGTAGCTCCGCTTTGGAATGGACCGGGCACGGTTAAGGTCCTGATTGTAAACCCTGCTAAAGCTCCTGTGGATCAAGAGGTTGTGACGCGTTGCGCTGACCATATCGATCAGAATAGACCCATTGGAGCAACGGTGACCGTAGAAAGTGCCTCGGCACTTACGATTAATGTGGAGGCAACCATTACTATTGAAAGTACAACCACCAAGTCCGCGGTGAAGGAAGCTTTTGCGAACAGCCTGAACGCTTATTTGCAGAGCATTGCTTTTGAAAAGTATGAACTGATTTACAATCGCCTTGCTTTTATGCTCCTGGATATCGAAGGGGTCATTGACTATGCAGATCTAACCGTTAATGGCGGCACATCAAATATTACCATTGCCGCTAATGAGGTCCCTGTAGCAGGAATGGTGGTGATCAGTTAA
- a CDS encoding YmfQ family protein, whose protein sequence is MAELIELLPANYKNSQEVVELQEALGNQIAAAAAAKADVFKQLDVNTATWGLRYWEQAYGLKTDVSRSYDYRRTRLLSKMRGQGSTTSSMIKNAAESFSNGEVEIAEDNANYQFTVKFIGTKGIPPNLDDLKDAVEEIKPAHLKAIYEFTYLVWYELDAKNWTWAQFDAQGLTWNELEVLS, encoded by the coding sequence ATGGCGGAGCTGATTGAGTTATTGCCGGCCAATTACAAGAACAGTCAGGAAGTCGTAGAACTGCAGGAGGCTTTGGGAAATCAGATTGCGGCTGCAGCGGCGGCTAAAGCCGATGTGTTTAAGCAACTGGATGTTAACACAGCTACCTGGGGACTAAGATACTGGGAGCAGGCCTATGGGCTTAAAACAGATGTCTCAAGATCTTATGATTACCGCAGAACAAGACTATTAAGCAAGATGCGCGGCCAAGGTTCAACAACAAGCTCGATGATCAAAAATGCCGCGGAGAGCTTCAGCAATGGGGAAGTAGAAATTGCCGAAGATAACGCCAATTATCAATTTACTGTGAAATTTATAGGGACCAAAGGAATACCGCCCAATCTGGATGATCTTAAAGATGCTGTTGAGGAAATAAAACCGGCTCATCTGAAAGCCATCTATGAATTTACTTATCTGGTGTGGTATGAGCTTGATGCTAAAAACTGGACTTGGGCTCAGTTCGATGCTCAAGGTCTTACCTGGAATGAATTGGAGGTGCTTAGCTGA
- a CDS encoding putative ABC transporter permease, which produces MDKKSLVKYLFIIVMIGMVYLSLEAVWKGWTHVSMLFVGGICGLFIGLLNQKTNLKVYKQVLVGLPAVLTIELFSGLFINKYLGFAVWDYSDKLGNVLGQICPQYSILWVLLIPFGIWLDDYIRWKWFNEGSYYPIYENYIELITLR; this is translated from the coding sequence ATGGACAAAAAAAGTTTGGTAAAATATCTTTTTATTATTGTTATGATTGGAATGGTTTACCTTTCATTAGAAGCTGTTTGGAAAGGATGGACGCATGTCAGTATGCTTTTTGTTGGAGGGATTTGTGGATTATTTATTGGTCTGCTTAATCAGAAAACAAACTTAAAAGTATATAAGCAAGTCTTAGTTGGTCTTCCAGCAGTTTTAACAATAGAATTATTTTCAGGATTGTTTATTAACAAATATCTAGGTTTTGCCGTTTGGGATTACTCTGATAAGCTTGGTAATGTCTTAGGTCAAATATGCCCACAGTATTCAATATTGTGGGTTCTCCTTATCCCTTTTGGGATATGGTTAGATGACTATATTAGGTGGAAATGGTTTAACGAAGGTAGTTATTATCCTATATATGAAAATTATATAGAGCTAATAACCTTGAGGTAG
- a CDS encoding radical SAM protein, whose amino-acid sequence MYERFTIILSNWCNLRCPFCLQNATVNNGKEISAESLISFFESGKVAPKVFKLTGGEPLSPQVYEKTKKIVEYAISKGIRTQLNTNGTYKFTGDFDKELLNFQVSLDGLKEKHESLRGNGTFEKTVNFIKRVTKTGYKVNIMQVLQEETTRDEVEEFINFSVNEFNIHPKFQRMAPSGRASGNKEVINIDYDMDEFIENKGCSCRGVKYKCTTPEGKSTQIGIDQHGNIIPCPLLGKYKFGTIFNFNEFKIRQEISRKLKGCTCCYPDGYKGEVSFGHI is encoded by the coding sequence ATGTATGAAAGGTTTACAATTATTTTAAGCAACTGGTGTAATCTTAGATGTCCATTCTGTTTACAAAATGCAACTGTAAACAATGGTAAAGAAATATCAGCAGAGAGCCTTATATCATTCTTTGAAAGTGGTAAGGTTGCTCCTAAAGTATTTAAGTTAACTGGTGGAGAACCATTATCCCCACAAGTTTATGAAAAGACTAAGAAGATTGTAGAGTATGCCATAAGTAAAGGCATAAGAACACAGCTTAATACAAATGGAACATATAAATTTACAGGCGATTTTGATAAAGAACTTCTTAATTTTCAGGTAAGCTTAGATGGTCTTAAAGAAAAACATGAGTCGTTAAGGGGGAACGGTACTTTTGAAAAAACAGTGAACTTTATTAAGAGAGTAACAAAAACGGGGTACAAAGTTAATATTATGCAAGTCCTTCAAGAAGAAACTACTAGAGATGAGGTAGAAGAATTTATTAACTTCAGTGTAAATGAATTTAATATACATCCTAAATTTCAACGTATGGCCCCTTCTGGTAGAGCAAGTGGTAATAAAGAAGTTATAAATATTGATTATGATATGGATGAATTTATTGAAAACAAGGGGTGTAGTTGTAGAGGTGTAAAATATAAATGCACAACCCCAGAGGGTAAATCAACCCAAATAGGGATTGATCAACATGGGAATATTATCCCATGTCCATTGTTAGGTAAATATAAGTTTGGAACAATATTTAATTTCAACGAATTCAAAATCAGACAAGAAATAAGCAGAAAGCTAAAGGGATGCACTTGTTGTTACCCTGATGGTTACAAAGGGGAGGTTAGTTTTGGACATATTTAG
- a CDS encoding SLC13 family permease yields MDIFSLSLWSKILTNITLMFSLTILIISANKVGLLEYLYMPLKNIKSSRIIMLAWFMIATILSAFTLDLTLALILTPIVLFYANSRGLSKVEILLATTWGNMVGSEWTYFGGGDTIIGWTLLEQFTGERLDILTWGSLFWLPSFLSLVGTAICLLMFIKNTYVEPQEVQFKKPSLKTAVIGALSVIGIIGALTGFSPLYMCLITLTSLVIARLGKDELKNMPLKGVYIWTFCIIIGSLIGNLVKSHYQLILPEYLYSFAGIVLILTIICGLTNIMTNTGLTTIILPLVMASQFVDKIWLYVLVTKAISMCYLTIFANSGLAVSSSYGLSQKDMFLKGLLVVFVQLAIFSLYFYFMRGHISIY; encoded by the coding sequence TTGGACATATTTAGTTTGAGCCTATGGAGTAAGATACTCACAAACATTACTTTAATGTTTTCTTTAACTATATTGATAATCAGTGCAAATAAAGTAGGTTTGCTTGAATATCTTTACATGCCATTAAAGAATATAAAAAGTTCCCGTATTATCATGCTTGCATGGTTTATGATTGCTACAATCTTAAGTGCATTCACGCTTGATCTCACATTAGCTTTAATATTAACGCCTATTGTTTTATTCTATGCAAATTCTAGAGGATTAAGTAAAGTAGAGATATTACTCGCCACTACCTGGGGTAACATGGTAGGAAGTGAATGGACTTACTTCGGCGGTGGAGATACAATTATTGGCTGGACTTTACTTGAACAATTTACTGGTGAACGATTAGATATCTTAACCTGGGGAAGCCTTTTTTGGCTTCCTTCTTTTTTATCTTTGGTAGGTACGGCTATTTGCTTACTTATGTTTATTAAAAATACATATGTAGAGCCCCAAGAAGTACAGTTCAAAAAACCGTCATTAAAAACTGCCGTTATCGGAGCGCTTTCAGTTATAGGTATTATTGGAGCTTTAACAGGCTTTAGTCCTTTATACATGTGTTTAATTACTTTAACGTCTTTGGTCATAGCTAGGCTTGGCAAAGATGAACTGAAGAATATGCCACTTAAGGGAGTTTATATATGGACTTTCTGCATTATAATAGGTTCCCTTATCGGTAACTTAGTTAAAAGTCATTATCAGCTTATCTTACCTGAATACTTGTACTCTTTTGCAGGGATTGTTTTGATTTTAACTATTATCTGTGGACTAACAAATATTATGACTAATACAGGTCTTACTACTATTATTCTTCCTCTTGTTATGGCTAGTCAATTTGTCGATAAAATCTGGTTGTATGTTTTAGTAACAAAAGCTATCAGCATGTGTTACCTTACTATTTTTGCCAACTCAGGTTTGGCAGTTTCGTCAAGCTATGGACTATCGCAAAAAGATATGTTTTTAAAAGGGTTACTTGTCGTGTTTGTACAGTTAGCTATATTCTCACTATACTTTTACTTTATGAGAGGACATATATCAATATATTAG
- a CDS encoding N-acetylmuramoyl-L-alanine amidase translates to MPQIEWVGTPNFRYGRNALQPLAIVNHITAGYYPGCLDWMQHPGSQASAHYLVLRNGRILQLVKEENTAWHAGIANKPNWNLYDGTNPNYYTIGIEHEGMPGDELTEAQYQSTLWLHKQLITKYPAITIDNRHIIGHYRIDSINRPNCPGIKFPWAKLFADLKGEHDVDHLVIYADGDVGAALLLSFKLKCPMVHKAFAEKIQAKHKYWVGVQGTNGDGNVYYAGSDRIETAKLGL, encoded by the coding sequence ATGCCGCAAATCGAATGGGTAGGTACCCCCAACTTTAGGTATGGCCGCAATGCCCTCCAGCCCTTGGCCATTGTCAATCATATCACTGCCGGCTATTATCCGGGCTGCTTAGACTGGATGCAGCATCCTGGCTCCCAGGCAAGTGCACATTATTTGGTCTTAAGAAACGGCCGCATACTACAACTGGTCAAAGAGGAAAACACAGCCTGGCATGCAGGTATAGCGAATAAACCCAATTGGAACCTGTATGATGGAACGAATCCGAACTACTATACCATCGGCATTGAACACGAAGGAATGCCTGGAGATGAGCTGACAGAAGCTCAGTATCAGTCCACCCTATGGCTCCACAAACAGCTCATAACCAAGTACCCAGCGATCACCATTGATAACCGGCATATCATTGGCCATTACAGAATTGACAGTATAAACAGACCAAACTGCCCAGGGATTAAGTTTCCCTGGGCTAAATTATTTGCTGATTTGAAAGGAGAGCATGACGTGGATCATCTCGTAATCTATGCCGATGGAGACGTAGGAGCAGCGCTTTTGCTCAGCTTTAAGCTAAAATGCCCGATGGTCCATAAAGCCTTTGCTGAGAAAATCCAGGCCAAACATAAGTACTGGGTTGGGGTGCAGGGGACGAACGGCGACGGAAATGTCTACTATGCCGGGAGCGACCGGATAGAAACCGCGAAGTTAGGTTTGTAA
- the wecB gene encoding non-hydrolyzing UDP-N-acetylglucosamine 2-epimerase — protein MCAKLRDPDKRKLFCWKESIQVEGKKVMVVFGTRPEGIKMAPVVQALKKTSLHCEVTVTAQHREMLDQVLDLFQIKPDYDLNLMQAGQTLTDITTRALNGLKEVLEEARPDLVLVHGDTTTTFVAALAAFYAQIPVGHVEAGLRTGNKYSPFPEEMNRKLAGALTDLHFSPTETSKRNLLAEGVPEEKIYVTGNTVIDALLTTVKKGYTFSDSALKEILRQNEGQRMILVTTHRRENLGEPMRQIYRALAEVLEYYPDTYAVFPVHKNPSVRQVVNEVLGHNPRVHMIEPLDYEPFVNLMAQANIIMTDSGGIQEEAPSLGIPVLVVRDTTERPEAVEAGTVSLVGTSYEKVLQELSRLLGNQEAYEYMAHAVNPYGDGRAASRIAKITEDFLQS, from the coding sequence TTGTGCGCAAAGCTACGCGACCCGGACAAAAGAAAGCTATTTTGCTGGAAGGAGAGTATTCAAGTGGAAGGAAAAAAGGTTATGGTAGTCTTCGGGACACGGCCTGAAGGGATTAAGATGGCTCCCGTTGTTCAGGCCCTGAAAAAAACGTCTCTGCACTGTGAGGTTACTGTGACTGCCCAGCATCGGGAAATGCTGGATCAGGTGCTGGATCTGTTTCAAATTAAACCGGATTATGACTTAAATCTCATGCAGGCGGGACAGACTTTAACGGACATTACTACCCGTGCCCTTAACGGTTTAAAGGAAGTGTTGGAAGAGGCTAGGCCCGACCTGGTCCTGGTCCACGGGGATACTACAACTACCTTTGTTGCGGCTTTAGCCGCCTTTTATGCCCAAATTCCCGTAGGCCATGTGGAAGCGGGATTGCGTACGGGCAATAAATACTCTCCTTTCCCGGAGGAAATGAATCGCAAATTGGCCGGAGCTTTAACGGATTTGCATTTTTCACCTACGGAAACATCCAAAAGAAACTTATTAGCTGAAGGGGTCCCGGAAGAGAAAATATATGTCACAGGAAATACAGTGATTGACGCCTTACTGACCACCGTAAAGAAGGGTTATACCTTTTCTGATTCCGCCTTAAAGGAAATATTACGCCAAAATGAAGGTCAACGCATGATTCTTGTGACCACTCATCGCCGGGAAAACCTCGGTGAGCCTATGCGGCAGATCTATCGGGCTTTAGCGGAGGTTTTAGAGTACTATCCAGATACTTATGCGGTGTTCCCTGTACATAAAAACCCCTCTGTCCGTCAAGTAGTTAATGAAGTTCTAGGTCATAATCCCCGGGTCCATATGATTGAGCCTCTGGACTATGAACCCTTTGTCAACCTCATGGCTCAAGCCAATATCATTATGACCGATTCCGGAGGAATTCAGGAAGAAGCCCCTTCCCTGGGGATTCCTGTGCTGGTGGTCCGGGATACCACCGAGCGGCCGGAGGCGGTGGAGGCGGGGACCGTATCTTTAGTGGGAACCAGCTATGAAAAAGTTCTTCAGGAACTGAGCCGCCTCCTGGGTAATCAGGAAGCCTATGAGTACATGGCTCATGCTGTTAACCCCTATGGTGATGGCCGAGCTGCAAGCCGGATTGCGAAGATTACTGAAGATTTTCTCCAATCATAG